The Asticcacaulis excentricus CB 48 genome includes a window with the following:
- the plsY gene encoding glycerol-3-phosphate 1-O-acyltransferase PlsY, with protein MPLPDWTIFALAVIGGYLLGSIPFGVVTTKLAGIDIRSIGSGNIGATNVLRTGRKDLALITFLGDTGKGAMAVGLTFALLLSVDQATRQTGMALAGGAAFLGHLFPVWLKFKGGKGVATFLGTLFAAAWPMGLLAAGTWLLTAFIFRISSLSALVAAALIAPLGLLIDQPHAFVVMALFMAVLIYVRHRDNIRRLLKGEEPKIGKKKDAGPAADA; from the coding sequence ATGCCTCTGCCCGACTGGACCATCTTTGCCCTTGCCGTGATCGGCGGCTACCTGCTGGGGTCGATCCCCTTCGGCGTCGTCACGACGAAGCTGGCCGGTATCGACATACGCAGCATCGGTTCGGGCAATATCGGCGCCACCAATGTCTTAAGAACGGGGCGTAAGGATCTGGCCCTGATCACCTTTCTGGGCGATACGGGCAAGGGCGCGATGGCGGTGGGACTGACCTTCGCCCTGCTGCTCAGCGTCGATCAGGCGACCCGTCAGACCGGCATGGCGCTGGCCGGAGGGGCGGCGTTTTTAGGCCACCTCTTCCCCGTCTGGCTGAAATTCAAGGGCGGCAAAGGCGTGGCGACCTTCCTCGGCACCCTGTTCGCCGCCGCCTGGCCGATGGGGCTGCTAGCCGCTGGCACCTGGCTTCTCACCGCCTTCATCTTCCGTATTTCGTCTTTAAGCGCGCTGGTGGCTGCCGCCCTCATTGCGCCGCTGGGATTGCTGATTGATCAGCCGCACGCCTTCGTTGTCATGGCCCTGTTTATGGCGGTGCTGATCTATGTGCGCCACCGCGACAATATCCGCCGCCTGCTCAAGGGCGAGGAACCGAAGATCGGCAAGAAAAAAGACGCCGGACCCGCCGCGGACGCCTAA